In the Quercus lobata isolate SW786 chromosome 5, ValleyOak3.0 Primary Assembly, whole genome shotgun sequence genome, one interval contains:
- the LOC115991166 gene encoding cysteine-rich receptor-like protein kinase 29: MSTSRLSLFFFYAILIILVNPTINAQRDPYVLHECSTTGNVTSNGTLRENLNTLISTLSSNTQIDYGFYNFTAGEGTNRVYATGLCRADLSPTDCRSCVNMSAHELLQLCPTQKEGVMWYMNCAARYSNNSIFGVMETKPTRALTSDNVTNLAEFNAVLEPLFYDLRVRASAGAIFRKIAVGTAYYKSDNYTIYGLMQCSPDLLEMDCSNCLVVAQNYIQGCCSGNSGLTILAPSCNLSIETDQFYDSTLVQSPPSLSPPSPLPPPPTKDVTIEDNLNNMDKRNS, translated from the exons ATGAGCACTTCAAGATtatcacttttcttcttctatgCCATTCTCATAATCCTTGTTAATCCCACCATTAATGCGCAGAGAGATCCCTACGTGCTTCATGAGTGTTCAACTACTGGTAACGTTACTAGTAACGGTACCCTTAGAGAAAACCTTAATACCCTCATTTCCACTCTTTCATCCAACACCCAAATCGATTATGGGTTCTACAATTTCACTGCCGGAGAGGGCACCAACAGAGTTTACGCCACTGGGCTTTGTAGAGCTGATCTTTCACCAACTGATTGCCGTAGTTGTGTCAACATGTCAGCTCACGAGCTCTTACAGTTGTGTCCAACACAGAAAGAGGGTGTCATGTGGTACATGAATTGTGCAGCTCGATACTCAAACAACTCGATATTTGGTGTTATGGAAACTAAACCTACTCGAGCTCTTACAAGCGATAATGTCACGAACTTGGCTGAGTTCAACGCGGTGTTAGAACCCTTATTTTATGACCTGAGAGTTAGAGCTTCAGCTGGAGCTATTTTTCGCAAGATTGCAGTTGGAACTGCGTACTATAAAAGTGACAACTATACGATCTATGGGCTTATGCAGTGTAGTCCTGATTTGTTAGAAATGGATTGTAGTAATTGCTTAGTTGTTGCTCAAAACTATATTCAAGGTTGCTGTAGTGGAAACAGTGGACTCACAATTCTTGCACCAAGCTGTAATTTAAGTATAGAGACCGACCAATTCTATGACAGCACTCTTGTTCAATCTCCACCGTCATTATCTCCTCcttctcctcttcctcctccgcCTACAAAAG atGTTACAATTGAAGATAATTTAAACAATATGGATAAGAGAAATTCTTAG